The sequence below is a genomic window from Ipomoea triloba cultivar NCNSP0323 chromosome 2, ASM357664v1.
AGGCCGCCAATTAACTGAAGAAATTTGAGCCTGGCAATACTTTGCAACCCACTTAAGCAAATTCTTAATTTGTATACAATAAAGATAAGTTTGGTCTTAAAGTGAAGTTGAAAGATCAGATTGACATCACTAAGGGAGTTTTGGGTCTCAAACAAAcccaatattttcttcttttcctgttccaactattattctttcttcctttttctttatgTTTTCATGCCTGTGACGTAAGAACATAACAGGAGAACATGGAAATACTGGAGGCAACTGATGATGCATACGGAGGAGTTATTGTTgacatgaagaagaagatggattCTGCCACCTTTGTTGCTTTGCTAAGAGCTTCAATATCACAATGGAGACAAGAAGTACTATCACTTTGTTTTTTTGTACTTATGTATACTCCATCTTCTTTTATACATTTATAACTTAGAATATGATTATATTACGGGATTCTAGATGGGATAAATCTTGTTTGACGAGCTAAACATCAATTGATTAGATCGAAGAGATAGGGATGGCTGAGGACACTTATGGCCCCTGATCAATGATTGACTTATCAAGTGAGATTTGTCTTGTTGATTAGTTAAGAAAGTTAACTTTTCagtcattttattaatataaaaggcAAAAAcgaagtaaataaataaagttagcTTCTAGCACTGTCAAGTTTCAATTCCTTGATATCTCCACCAAATATACTCTGGGTTTTATGAATGTTTGTTTACTTTGTAGGGTAAAAGGGGAGTTTGGTTGAAACTTCCAATAGAACTTTCAAGTGTTGTGGATGCTGCAGTGAAGGTAATACatatacaatttaaattaaattatatttaattcattAACTGATGATCTCTGgctataataattaatatatatctcAACATGGTCTTTACAAAGTTAAATACTGcaatatagtttattttaattatattatttttctggaaatttagtatttatatatgttaatgaATGCTGTAGGAAGGATTCTGGTATCACCATGCAGAGGCAACATACTTGATGATGGTATATTGGATTCCAGAAAGCACTCCCCACACTTTCCCTCCAAATGCTTCCCATCGAGTTGGCGTTGGTGCTTTTGTCATCAATCAGAGAGGAGAGGTAATTAACTTACTCAAAAAATGAGGAAAAGCTTCCAAACcataaattttttgaaaaagaaaaggaggtAATTAACTCAGAATGTGGGGTATTCATACATGGTTGCTTGATCTTCTTATGGTACTGAAAAAGTATATTTGAGACCGTTAACATGCATGGAATTGAAGGGTTTCATGcatctattaattaattatatttatgttctgCAGATTCTGGTGGTGCAGGAAAATTCGGGCAAGTTTGCAGGCACTGGAATCTGGAAGATGCCCACTGGGGTTGTCGAGGAGGTGATGAATTTAATTACTAGCTATTTGGACAGTTAaagacacacacatatatacatacatacatacatacaagtGAGCGTGcacaaaaaatgttaaaatcagCAGTTACTACATATGcaagtgtatatatagtagtatagTACACTTACTTTAATATTGTCACCTGAACTTTAGGGAGAAGATATATGGGCGGCTGCTATTAGAGAAGTACAAGAAGAGACCGGAGTAAGCAATTACTTTAGCTCCCATTTTAATAAAACTTGCCGTTTATAATTTGTGGCCATGCACGGCTGGAAAACTTGCTATTACCAATCATTTTTTTCTgacc
It includes:
- the LOC116009739 gene encoding nudix hydrolase 10-like isoform X3, with product MEILEATDDAYGGVIVDMKKKMDSATFVALLRASISQWRQEGKRGVWLKLPIELSSVVDAAVKEGFWYHHAEATYLMMVYWIPESTPHTFPPNASHRVGVGAFVINQRGEILVVQENSGKFAGTGIWKMPTGVVEEGEDIWAAAIREVQEETGIDTEFVELLAFRQSHNSFFGKSDLFFVCMLRPLSFTIKKQDSEIKAAQWMRIEEYAAQPFVQEHEIFNSIAKICLARKENAYSGFSALLNTTGFSKKKSYLYCSSTYTPS